The Ferrimicrobium sp. genome contains a region encoding:
- a CDS encoding aminotransferase class I/II-fold pyridoxal phosphate-dependent enzyme has protein sequence MMLSPSQPQVLATSYHSPQLDVEVKLNTNESPLAPPEGFLLDVAARIRRSSLHRYPDRQASELRQRLGEFHGVDPEAIFVGNGSNEVLQTIFLAYGGPGRTAWVAQPTYGMYAQIAGATRTELIPGQRSDSGQLTEELIASDASLVVVCDPNNPTGMVEPAELRSLPPLRPHQLFIVDRAYHDFDQRQIPEWHGENVAVVRTFSKALSLAGLRLGYVVADPTVIAALYGIVLPYHLSSLSQLVAVSALDWQRELQAMVSLVVTERDAMVSRLAAFGLAPYPSATNFVLVDMGIHDAHEIWNRLVARSILVRDASQWPGVGNALRITIGTPEENARFLSTLEEVLR, from the coding sequence ATGATGTTATCACCATCGCAGCCACAGGTTCTGGCCACCAGCTATCATTCGCCTCAGCTTGACGTCGAGGTCAAACTCAATACAAATGAATCCCCACTTGCCCCTCCTGAAGGATTTCTTCTGGATGTCGCGGCGCGGATTCGCCGATCATCTCTTCATCGCTACCCCGACCGGCAGGCATCTGAGCTCCGCCAGCGCCTAGGCGAGTTCCATGGGGTCGATCCGGAGGCTATCTTTGTGGGGAATGGATCCAACGAAGTGCTACAGACGATCTTTCTGGCCTATGGTGGTCCGGGACGCACCGCCTGGGTGGCCCAGCCGACCTATGGAATGTACGCACAGATCGCCGGTGCGACCCGAACGGAGCTGATCCCTGGGCAACGAAGTGATTCTGGTCAGTTGACGGAGGAGTTGATCGCCTCCGACGCCTCTCTTGTGGTGGTCTGTGATCCAAACAATCCCACCGGGATGGTCGAACCCGCCGAGCTTCGCTCCCTCCCTCCGTTGCGTCCGCACCAGCTCTTCATCGTGGATCGTGCCTACCATGACTTTGATCAACGGCAGATTCCTGAGTGGCACGGTGAGAACGTCGCAGTGGTACGCACCTTCTCGAAGGCCCTGTCCCTGGCGGGCCTACGGCTAGGGTATGTCGTCGCTGATCCAACGGTCATTGCAGCGCTCTATGGGATTGTCTTGCCCTACCACTTGTCATCTCTGTCCCAGCTGGTCGCAGTCAGTGCCCTTGATTGGCAGCGCGAGCTGCAAGCCATGGTGAGTCTTGTCGTTACTGAACGCGACGCGATGGTGAGCCGACTCGCAGCATTCGGGCTGGCTCCCTACCCATCGGCCACCAATTTTGTCCTCGTGGACATGGGCATCCATGATGCGCATGAGATATGGAACCGTCTGGTAGCGCGTTCTATCCTGGTGCGCGATGCAAGTCAGTGGCCTGGGGTAGGGAACGCCTTGCGTATTACCATAGGTACCCCCGAGGAGAACGCACGATTTCTGTCAACACTTGAGGAGGTGCTCCGATGA
- a CDS encoding DinB family protein — translation MLEGTLDARFHAAFAHFREAMDTAQEDGLTEPDPETGEQWDLVHILAHVSEMLEYWLAEVLHVLAGEPEEPFGRLKRSPERIARIEQSATLAVDELRSEINLRAEATSDLCRLLSPEQLRKKGIHPKFGAMTVEEIVTEFGIDHLHEHASQLESL, via the coding sequence ATGCTCGAGGGAACACTTGACGCACGATTCCATGCGGCATTTGCGCATTTTCGTGAGGCGATGGACACCGCCCAGGAGGATGGACTGACTGAGCCGGATCCTGAAACCGGTGAACAATGGGACCTTGTCCATATACTCGCTCACGTCTCTGAGATGCTGGAGTATTGGTTGGCAGAGGTCCTACATGTGCTCGCAGGCGAACCGGAGGAACCCTTTGGCAGGCTGAAACGTTCGCCAGAACGGATTGCCAGAATAGAACAAAGTGCCACACTGGCGGTGGATGAGCTTCGGAGTGAGATCAATCTCCGGGCCGAAGCGACGAGCGATCTGTGCCGATTGTTGAGTCCGGAGCAGTTGCGCAAAAAGGGGATACATCCAAAATTTGGGGCGATGACGGTCGAAGAGATCGTGACCGAGTTTGGCATCGACCATCTCCATGAGCATGCCAGCCAGCTGGAGTCGTTGTGA
- a CDS encoding phosphotransferase enzyme family protein, which produces MDKVSGVEMGLPIDELTLAWPCLVGADVVRVERSENTTWLVNGPGGMFAVRRYRDGYEDMRSIGAELRLMQLAKEALPIEIPGVVPTHRGEEVLRRCDGLYVVFTFLPGEMATQSDIVAQASRIGEMAALLHRSGEDLDRTQRTRWSWDVDALTGAKPRWGSWQPAFAHEPRGYEIVAAAQGEVETQMSTATRAESAYGLLHADLRAANLLVHEGVLTGIIDFDDCGFGWYVYEAVASLSFYETSPDASRFLRGWLGGYAQVRALSPESLALIPTLVIYRRLLLTAWLLGHPHVSVPGVDRYRFGVDTADLADRYLRDPYDIERLLAT; this is translated from the coding sequence GTGGACAAGGTGTCAGGCGTTGAGATGGGGTTGCCCATCGATGAGCTGACACTCGCCTGGCCGTGCCTGGTGGGCGCCGATGTCGTGCGCGTGGAGCGATCGGAGAACACCACTTGGTTGGTGAATGGTCCAGGAGGAATGTTTGCCGTACGCCGGTATCGCGACGGGTACGAGGATATGAGGAGCATCGGGGCTGAGCTGAGGTTGATGCAGCTGGCGAAGGAGGCCTTGCCGATCGAGATACCAGGAGTAGTACCCACCCATCGTGGTGAAGAGGTGCTGCGCCGCTGCGATGGTCTCTATGTGGTCTTTACCTTTCTTCCTGGTGAGATGGCAACCCAGAGCGATATCGTTGCACAGGCGTCTCGTATTGGTGAGATGGCCGCCTTGTTGCATCGCTCCGGGGAGGACCTGGACCGGACACAACGGACGCGTTGGAGCTGGGACGTCGACGCACTCACCGGAGCGAAGCCGCGGTGGGGGTCATGGCAGCCAGCGTTCGCTCACGAGCCGCGCGGTTATGAGATCGTCGCTGCTGCTCAGGGTGAAGTAGAGACCCAAATGAGTACCGCTACTCGCGCGGAATCAGCATATGGCCTGCTCCATGCCGATCTTCGCGCGGCGAATCTCCTCGTCCATGAGGGTGTATTGACGGGTATCATCGATTTTGACGACTGCGGATTTGGATGGTACGTCTACGAGGCGGTGGCCAGTCTCTCCTTCTACGAAACCTCACCAGACGCGTCGCGGTTCTTACGCGGTTGGTTGGGTGGCTACGCTCAGGTTCGCGCTCTTAGCCCAGAGTCGCTGGCGCTGATACCGACGTTGGTGATCTACCGAAGATTACTGTTGACCGCCTGGCTCCTAGGGCATCCGCATGTCTCGGTTCCGGGAGTCGATCGATACCGATTCGGAGTCGATACTGCTGATTTGGCTGATCGCTACCTCCGAGACCCCTATGACATTGAACGTCTCTTGGCGACTTGA
- a CDS encoding imidazoleglycerol-phosphate dehydratase translates to MRTATFERSSQETQIAVALDLDGGSVSISTPVPFFSHMLSQLGVHGALGLSVEATGDWMVDAHHLVEDTGIALGSAFREALGDRIGIERFADRLIPLDESLVQVAIDLSGRGRAVVELGGNRSLALGTPAFYVEHAEEFFAAFARHGGCTLHVHSVRDGNTHHQLEAAFKGFARAVRDAVRVTSTAVASSKGLLDG, encoded by the coding sequence ATGAGAACAGCAACTTTTGAACGTAGCTCACAGGAGACGCAGATCGCGGTTGCGCTTGATCTCGATGGTGGCTCCGTGTCGATCTCGACACCGGTCCCCTTCTTCTCGCACATGTTAAGTCAGCTTGGCGTCCACGGCGCTCTCGGCCTCTCCGTAGAGGCCACAGGGGATTGGATGGTCGACGCGCATCACCTGGTCGAAGATACTGGTATCGCGCTGGGTAGCGCCTTTCGGGAGGCGCTCGGCGATCGTATTGGCATCGAACGCTTTGCGGACCGCCTCATCCCCCTTGATGAGTCGCTCGTCCAGGTCGCCATTGACCTCTCAGGTCGAGGTAGGGCCGTGGTTGAACTGGGTGGAAACCGCTCGTTGGCCCTTGGCACCCCAGCCTTTTATGTGGAACATGCGGAGGAGTTCTTTGCAGCGTTTGCTCGACATGGAGGTTGCACGTTGCACGTACACTCGGTCCGTGATGGGAATACCCACCATCAACTTGAAGCTGCGTTTAAGGGGTTTGCCAGGGCCGTGCGCGATGCGGTGCGGGTAACCTCGACAGCGGTGGCCAGCTCAAAGGGCCTCCTCGATGGCTGA
- the hisD gene encoding histidinol dehydrogenase: MGFEDELKVVDLRSIQGALQTTDIPRPAAPAAEMVGRVREIIDGVRSHGDEALRLFTKELDGVALGALALYREEMEAAYHSITPELSRALTVAHRRIQQVYEAEVPTSSRVSSDGITVIRRNVPVVSAGCYVPGGTARYPSTVLHTATVASVAGVERVVVATPPLPGGGIDEPTLAACFVAGVETVYPIGGAQAIAALAYGTESVGRVDTIVGPGNLYVALAKSQVALDVGVGSSFAGPSEVLVIADSSVDPRYAAIDLAVQAEHGPHGLAWLVTWDEEYLHAVDAALATYVRSASRLDAIRSTLATHGYAALVRDREQAIELANLIAPEHLELLYQDGESDAGLVKNAGVIFVGVDATAAFGDYVAGPSHVLPTYGTARFASGLGLEDFYRRQHTVVIGPNAVEELGWAVEEIARVEGLTAHAESISIRRRP, from the coding sequence ATGGGTTTCGAGGATGAACTGAAGGTGGTAGATCTACGCTCGATTCAGGGGGCATTGCAGACCACCGATATCCCGCGACCCGCAGCGCCCGCTGCAGAGATGGTGGGGCGGGTGCGCGAAATCATTGATGGGGTACGATCTCATGGTGATGAGGCCCTTCGTCTCTTTACTAAGGAACTCGATGGGGTTGCTCTGGGGGCACTCGCCCTCTATCGCGAGGAGATGGAGGCGGCATATCATTCGATTACGCCTGAGCTGAGCCGTGCGCTGACCGTAGCGCACCGACGCATTCAACAGGTGTATGAGGCAGAGGTTCCAACTTCGTCACGGGTCAGCTCTGATGGTATCACCGTGATTCGACGCAATGTTCCGGTGGTGTCTGCAGGTTGCTATGTGCCTGGAGGTACCGCCCGTTACCCTTCAACGGTCTTGCATACCGCCACGGTAGCCAGTGTCGCCGGCGTCGAGCGTGTGGTGGTTGCTACACCACCATTGCCTGGGGGAGGTATTGATGAGCCGACGCTCGCTGCTTGCTTTGTGGCTGGGGTCGAGACTGTCTATCCGATTGGAGGCGCTCAGGCTATCGCCGCCCTCGCCTACGGGACGGAGAGTGTCGGTCGGGTTGACACCATCGTTGGTCCTGGAAATCTCTACGTGGCGCTTGCAAAATCTCAGGTTGCCCTCGATGTGGGTGTCGGCTCTTCCTTTGCTGGGCCGTCTGAGGTGCTCGTTATCGCTGACTCCTCGGTCGATCCACGCTATGCAGCGATCGACTTAGCGGTGCAGGCGGAACATGGCCCCCATGGACTTGCCTGGCTGGTGACCTGGGATGAAGAGTACCTCCATGCCGTTGATGCGGCTTTGGCGACCTATGTGCGATCAGCATCGCGTTTGGATGCGATACGATCGACGCTGGCGACCCATGGCTATGCTGCGCTCGTCCGTGATCGCGAGCAGGCGATCGAGCTCGCAAACCTGATAGCCCCCGAACATCTTGAATTGCTCTATCAAGACGGGGAGAGTGATGCGGGGCTCGTCAAGAATGCGGGGGTTATCTTTGTCGGCGTGGATGCGACAGCTGCCTTTGGGGACTACGTCGCTGGACCGTCGCATGTGTTACCAACCTATGGGACCGCACGTTTTGCCAGTGGGCTCGGGCTAGAGGACTTCTATCGGCGACAGCATACGGTGGTCATTGGCCCCAATGCGGTGGAGGAGCTGGGTTGGGCGGTCGAGGAGATCGCAAGGGTCGAGGGGCTCACTGCTCACGCTGAATCCATCTCGATCCGACGGAGGCCATGA
- a CDS encoding MDR family oxidoreductase, producing METIRALVVRESTPLPTVAVETLPTSTLYQRPLRVRVAYSTLNYKDGMVMRGQGRLVRTYPHVPGVDLVGQVLSDATGTYAPGDWIIATGFRIGELYWGGYAEEAFLEPAWAVRLPSSMTPRQAMGIGTAGLTAMLAIMALEHLSILPGSQAPLLVTGAAGGVGSIAIAIASRLGYIVAGSTGRDTETDYLTHLGASIVIPRSDLDSGPERPLESEHWLGCIDSVGGQTLARVLAQTKSNGAIASVGLAGGSSFTASVMPFLLRGVSIAGIDSVNAPLSAREIAWGRLADLLDPALLEEMITEINLEQLPTYAEKILAGQVRGRVVVALDTSL from the coding sequence ATGGAAACGATCCGCGCACTCGTGGTCCGGGAGTCCACACCACTACCAACGGTTGCGGTCGAGACACTCCCAACATCCACCTTGTACCAACGGCCGCTCAGGGTACGGGTCGCCTACTCGACTCTCAACTACAAAGATGGCATGGTCATGAGGGGACAGGGCAGACTCGTTCGCACCTACCCACATGTTCCCGGTGTCGATCTCGTTGGCCAAGTCCTATCGGACGCGACCGGCACCTATGCTCCGGGAGACTGGATCATCGCGACAGGCTTCCGCATCGGCGAACTCTATTGGGGAGGGTATGCCGAGGAGGCGTTTCTCGAGCCCGCTTGGGCGGTACGACTCCCCTCCTCGATGACACCACGACAAGCGATGGGCATTGGCACCGCTGGCCTTACCGCCATGCTCGCCATCATGGCACTCGAGCACCTTAGCATCTTGCCTGGCTCACAAGCCCCATTGCTTGTCACCGGCGCAGCGGGAGGTGTTGGCTCCATCGCCATCGCCATTGCGAGTCGCCTCGGGTACATTGTCGCCGGCTCCACTGGGCGTGACACGGAGACTGACTACCTTACACATCTTGGCGCATCGATCGTCATCCCTCGCAGCGATCTCGACAGCGGACCTGAACGTCCGCTAGAGTCAGAACACTGGCTCGGTTGCATCGACTCGGTCGGCGGTCAGACCCTAGCACGCGTCCTTGCCCAGACAAAGAGCAACGGTGCCATCGCGTCGGTCGGTCTTGCTGGAGGGTCAAGCTTCACCGCATCGGTCATGCCATTCCTCCTCCGCGGTGTCTCGATCGCCGGCATTGACTCAGTCAACGCTCCGCTGTCCGCACGTGAGATCGCTTGGGGACGCCTCGCTGATCTGCTTGACCCAGCGCTCCTAGAAGAGATGATCACCGAGATCAACCTCGAACAGCTACCGACCTATGCTGAAAAAATACTCGCAGGACAAGTTCGCGGGCGCGTGGTCGTGGCATTAG
- a CDS encoding MFS transporter — protein MHSRRSMIARVSAVVVTSGPLSAAGGAVWPYLILYLHFSRHLSTPLAGTIVATEGIATLAGALVGGILVDRFGARNTAALGTAVEILGYFLVFAARTPPLFFVASLVFGFSNVRYSARNVATSNALPTDLPATKFFSYDFMASNAGFAIGTLSGGLLIDLHRPSTFLDLLVVGMACGALAGAAFLLLPNDRHVSEHPVEPSYREALTDPRLRLFLVFAIFLSFTSYASFDTGIPALIGIALHKSPQVIAIGFVINPILIVVLQRPVYSLVSRMGFRRTLQLTAVVFGIAWLVPLATAYRHTTTFVLIDLAIFAAIFGFGEMCYSPIRTPVLLALAPKRLRGRYFGLSQFSRALANVIGPVTATEAVGHGLAYLWLGGLCAIGSLNASIGNRLGRQMEHQVAPSPDATTSYKDDQITGDGPTAE, from the coding sequence ATGCATTCACGTAGATCAATGATCGCTCGGGTCTCTGCGGTCGTCGTGACCTCGGGCCCGTTGTCCGCGGCGGGCGGTGCGGTCTGGCCTTACCTCATCCTCTATCTCCACTTCTCGCGCCACCTTTCTACCCCGCTCGCCGGTACCATCGTCGCCACAGAGGGTATTGCTACCCTGGCCGGGGCGCTCGTCGGTGGGATCCTTGTCGACCGTTTTGGTGCACGCAACACGGCAGCTCTCGGGACGGCCGTGGAGATTCTTGGCTATTTCCTGGTCTTTGCCGCTCGCACCCCTCCACTGTTCTTTGTCGCCTCACTGGTCTTTGGGTTCTCGAATGTCCGCTACTCCGCACGCAATGTCGCGACCTCAAACGCACTTCCCACCGACCTGCCGGCAACAAAGTTCTTCTCCTACGACTTCATGGCGTCCAATGCTGGCTTTGCGATTGGGACGCTGAGCGGTGGTCTTCTCATCGATCTCCACCGACCATCGACCTTCCTCGACCTCCTCGTCGTTGGCATGGCCTGCGGTGCTCTTGCAGGCGCGGCTTTTCTCTTATTACCCAATGATCGACATGTGAGTGAACATCCGGTGGAACCCAGCTACCGAGAGGCGCTCACCGACCCACGGTTGCGTCTCTTCCTCGTCTTCGCAATCTTTCTCTCCTTCACCAGCTATGCTTCCTTCGATACTGGCATACCTGCACTGATCGGCATCGCGCTACACAAGTCACCCCAGGTCATTGCCATTGGCTTTGTCATCAACCCGATCCTCATCGTTGTGCTCCAACGACCCGTCTATTCCTTGGTGAGCAGGATGGGGTTTCGTCGAACTCTTCAGCTCACGGCGGTTGTCTTTGGGATCGCCTGGTTGGTCCCTCTCGCCACCGCGTACCGACACACGACGACCTTCGTGCTCATCGACCTCGCAATCTTTGCCGCCATCTTCGGCTTTGGCGAGATGTGCTATTCGCCGATCCGAACCCCGGTCCTCCTTGCACTCGCGCCAAAGCGCCTCCGTGGGCGCTACTTCGGGTTGAGTCAGTTTTCACGAGCGCTCGCCAACGTCATCGGTCCAGTGACTGCAACCGAAGCGGTCGGCCATGGTTTGGCCTACCTCTGGCTCGGCGGTCTCTGTGCCATCGGGTCCCTCAACGCATCGATTGGCAACCGACTTGGGCGTCAAATGGAACACCAGGTGGCCCCGAGCCCCGACGCGACTACTTCCTACAAGGATGACCAGATAACCGGGGATGGCCCTACGGCAGAGTGA
- a CDS encoding alpha-hydroxy acid oxidase, protein MKRQRPDVAALKALLVPRTPRLDFWRARVERAQTIGDLRTLARLRTPRAVFDYTDGAADGEVTLARSRELFRSLTFHPRILRDVGEVDTTIELLGGTSALPFALAPTGFTRMMRAEGEPAVARAAERAGIAYALSTMGTTSIEDVAYAAPSVRRWFQLYLWRDRDAGLDFLRRAEAHGYEALVLTVDVPVAGNRLRDAYNGLTIPPQISAKTFLDGALHPAWWFDLITTPPLEFASMHAYGGTVGSLINKMFDPSATIEDLSFLRDHWRGKLIVKGVQRLEDAQRLVGIGVDAIVLSNHGGRQLDRATVPLRLLRSVVDAVGSDTEILIDGGVMSGADIVAALALGAKAVLVGRAYLYGLMAGGEAGVDRCIEILASEVRRTMQLLGVRSVNELDPSFVTLP, encoded by the coding sequence ATGAAGCGTCAACGACCTGATGTGGCGGCACTCAAAGCATTGCTGGTACCGCGAACTCCTCGACTTGACTTTTGGCGTGCGAGGGTGGAGCGCGCCCAGACAATTGGCGATCTTCGCACGTTAGCACGGTTGCGTACACCAAGAGCTGTCTTTGACTATACCGATGGCGCTGCCGACGGTGAGGTGACGCTGGCTCGCTCTCGGGAGCTGTTCCGTTCACTTACGTTCCATCCGCGGATCTTGCGTGATGTGGGTGAGGTGGATACCACGATCGAACTCCTTGGGGGTACGAGTGCGCTACCCTTCGCGCTGGCACCCACTGGTTTTACACGGATGATGCGTGCGGAGGGGGAACCAGCGGTCGCCCGTGCGGCGGAGCGGGCAGGTATCGCCTACGCCCTCTCGACGATGGGCACCACATCGATCGAAGATGTGGCCTACGCTGCACCAAGCGTGCGCAGGTGGTTCCAGCTCTATCTTTGGCGTGATCGAGATGCGGGTCTAGATTTTTTGCGCCGTGCCGAGGCCCACGGTTATGAGGCGCTCGTACTCACGGTCGACGTTCCGGTAGCTGGCAATCGGCTGCGTGATGCCTACAACGGACTGACGATCCCCCCGCAGATTAGCGCAAAGACCTTTCTCGACGGTGCGTTGCACCCAGCCTGGTGGTTCGATCTCATCACGACGCCTCCGTTAGAGTTCGCCAGCATGCACGCATATGGAGGAACGGTTGGGTCATTGATTAACAAGATGTTTGATCCATCGGCGACCATTGAGGATCTCTCCTTCCTTCGAGACCATTGGCGTGGCAAGTTGATCGTTAAGGGTGTACAACGACTTGAGGATGCGCAGCGTCTCGTGGGTATCGGGGTCGATGCGATCGTGCTCTCGAATCACGGTGGCAGACAGCTCGATCGCGCGACGGTTCCGCTGCGGTTGCTCAGATCGGTCGTCGACGCGGTCGGGTCTGATACGGAGATTTTAATCGACGGAGGTGTGATGAGTGGGGCTGATATCGTGGCTGCCCTCGCTCTCGGTGCGAAGGCCGTGCTTGTCGGTCGCGCGTACCTCTATGGTCTGATGGCCGGCGGTGAGGCTGGGGTGGATCGTTGCATTGAAATCCTCGCCAGTGAGGTACGACGCACGATGCAGCTGCTGGGGGTGCGGTCCGTGAACGAACTCGACCCTAGCTTTGTCACTCTGCCGTAG
- a CDS encoding pyridoxamine 5'-phosphate oxidase family protein, translating to MERTELTRERHWASKDSAALYRLVDAQIIAHVALQTERGPLVLPTAIARADDRLLMHGSVASGWMRRAKRGDEVAVAVTQVDGMIVARCSFESSIRYQSAVIFGRPELVDDEHKAWALEIVTEKLLPGRSAEVRPPTAREIAQTMILSMPIHEWSLKISDGWPDDAPEDIATATWAGVVLTQPGVGHIQGAPDLAVGVEVPTSVRRLAQHGLRTDYTRS from the coding sequence ATGGAACGGACGGAGCTTACCAGAGAACGGCATTGGGCTTCGAAGGACAGCGCCGCTCTCTACCGATTGGTCGACGCACAAATCATTGCTCACGTTGCGCTTCAGACGGAACGTGGGCCGCTCGTATTGCCGACGGCCATCGCTCGAGCCGATGATCGGTTGCTCATGCACGGATCGGTTGCCTCCGGATGGATGCGTCGAGCCAAACGGGGCGACGAGGTTGCGGTGGCGGTCACGCAAGTCGATGGGATGATCGTGGCACGCTGCAGTTTCGAATCGAGTATTCGTTATCAGTCGGCAGTGATCTTTGGGAGACCCGAGCTTGTGGATGATGAGCACAAGGCGTGGGCATTGGAGATAGTGACGGAGAAGTTGCTACCGGGAAGAAGCGCCGAGGTACGGCCGCCTACTGCGCGAGAGATTGCACAGACGATGATCCTTTCGATGCCGATTCATGAGTGGTCATTGAAGATCTCTGATGGTTGGCCAGACGATGCCCCAGAGGACATCGCTACCGCCACGTGGGCGGGAGTCGTGTTGACCCAGCCGGGCGTCGGACACATTCAAGGGGCACCAGACCTGGCTGTCGGAGTCGAGGTTCCGACCTCGGTGCGCAGGCTCGCCCAGCACGGTCTGCGCACCGATTACACCAGATCGTAA
- the hisH gene encoding imidazole glycerol phosphate synthase subunit HisH, whose protein sequence is MAQPPLVTRAMPERDTDATSMKIAIIDYGIGNLGSLSNALRQLGHQPILIDDPRRLEGYDHAILPGVGHFGACALRLRGAGFEQAIRDRVDEGRWLLGICVGMQLLFDGSDESGESGLGILPGRVERMQPGLRLPEMQWNRLSFELPVHPLFASFTSEVWTYFVHSYAVRESEHAIAWEEYGERYVAGVARGSLLGLQFHPEKSSRVGLRILGAALGLEVE, encoded by the coding sequence ATGGCGCAGCCCCCCCTTGTGACGAGGGCGATGCCGGAGCGCGATACCGATGCAACATCCATGAAGATCGCCATCATCGATTACGGCATTGGGAATCTTGGATCCCTCTCCAATGCGCTGCGCCAGCTTGGGCACCAACCCATCCTTATCGATGATCCGAGGAGGCTGGAGGGCTACGACCATGCCATCCTGCCGGGTGTTGGACACTTTGGGGCATGTGCGCTTCGACTTCGCGGGGCCGGTTTTGAGCAGGCTATCCGGGATCGGGTCGACGAGGGTCGATGGTTGCTCGGTATCTGCGTGGGAATGCAACTACTCTTTGATGGCTCCGATGAGTCGGGGGAGTCTGGCCTGGGTATCCTCCCGGGGCGTGTTGAGCGCATGCAACCAGGGCTACGACTCCCGGAGATGCAGTGGAATCGGCTTAGCTTCGAGCTGCCTGTCCATCCGCTCTTCGCCTCCTTCACGAGCGAGGTCTGGACGTACTTCGTGCATTCGTATGCCGTCAGAGAGAGTGAGCACGCGATTGCTTGGGAGGAGTATGGCGAGCGCTATGTGGCTGGTGTTGCCCGCGGTTCACTGCTTGGACTGCAGTTCCATCCTGAGAAGTCAAGCCGAGTCGGCTTGCGCATTTTAGGTGCTGCACTCGGACTGGAGGTGGAGTAG
- a CDS encoding 1-(5-phosphoribosyl)-5-[(5-phosphoribosylamino)methylideneamino] imidazole-4-carboxamide isomerase encodes MRFLPAVDILDGQAVRLLQGDYAAVTVFGDAEAVVGRLLAQGAKALHLVDLNAARDPKDRSNRQIIDRCLSQAREYKVMVELGGGVRDKRAVSELFALGVDRVIIGTSALETKGWVLDLEEEWRPKLVLSLDFRMHDGEAFVVMDAWRRTSAFRLEEAVDDFSQQGFITQLITPVSRDGMASGPDLERYRQLVVDYPIDLIASGGIRDARDLEALASIAPARGRIEGAIVGTALYRGALSVPEGLIACSR; translated from the coding sequence ATGAGATTTTTGCCCGCAGTCGATATTCTGGATGGACAGGCGGTGCGCTTACTACAGGGCGATTACGCCGCGGTGACCGTTTTTGGAGACGCCGAGGCGGTGGTTGGTCGCCTGTTGGCCCAAGGTGCCAAAGCACTACATCTTGTCGACCTCAATGCTGCCAGAGACCCCAAGGACCGAAGTAACCGTCAGATCATCGACCGATGCCTATCACAGGCACGAGAATACAAGGTGATGGTGGAACTGGGTGGTGGTGTGCGCGATAAGCGAGCAGTTAGCGAGCTTTTCGCGCTAGGAGTTGATCGTGTGATCATCGGGACCTCAGCCCTTGAGACGAAGGGTTGGGTGCTTGACCTGGAGGAGGAGTGGCGTCCCAAACTGGTGCTGTCGCTCGACTTTCGTATGCACGATGGCGAGGCATTTGTGGTCATGGATGCATGGCGACGCACGAGTGCATTCCGTCTGGAGGAGGCCGTTGATGACTTCTCCCAACAGGGTTTCATTACGCAGCTGATTACTCCGGTGTCGAGAGATGGGATGGCGAGCGGACCAGACCTGGAGCGTTATCGTCAGCTCGTCGTCGATTACCCGATCGACCTGATCGCCTCTGGTGGTATTCGTGATGCCCGCGATCTTGAGGCTTTGGCATCTATCGCACCGGCTAGGGGACGGATCGAAGGCGCCATCGTTGGCACCGCGCTCTATCGTGGGGCCCTGTCGGTCCCGGAAGGGCTGATCGCATGCAGCAGGTGA